The sequence below is a genomic window from Lycium ferocissimum isolate CSIRO_LF1 chromosome 9, AGI_CSIRO_Lferr_CH_V1, whole genome shotgun sequence.
tatttattttatttttaacgtatttttggagaaaaaaaataattttgtgtttAGATTTCCCTtcatttgaattaattttaaaaaatatttttgagcatCAATTATGTTTtaccaagcttttaaaaagtatttttaaatatattcttatcaaaagtacttttaaaaaagtattctggggcaaaaattattttttaacttctaaaaaattgtttttattacttttaatttttaaaagctCGATCAAAtatctcattttttaaaaataaacacttaTTAAGAAACTAAGCACTTTTAAGAGAAATAAACGTGGCCAAATAGGCTATTATACATTTTGACAAGTCAAACAAGCCCAACCAATCGCTGTTATTGCAAAAATATTATAAACGTTACTCCTTTGTCTTTGTTTTTAGTTGTCTATGATTGACTTTGACACGCTCAAAAGAAGTAAATTACTTAAAATGATTTAATAGTCGTATTGCtaattcatatttatatttcgtatttattgcgcataaaataattataaatccGTCCCAATTTAGTAAATTACTTAAAATGATTTAATAGTCGTATTGCtaattcatatttatatttcgtatttatcgcgcataaaataattataaatccGTCCCAATTTGTTATGTTCAAAAAGAATATCCCTTCGTTTTAACTTATGTGAACTCATTGATTGAAcatggagtttaaaaaataagaaaagactTTTATACTTGtagtgttaaatgagtcacatatattttgtgtagttataaatcattgcataaaagtaaattatttttaaatataaaaaaaagtcaTTCTTTTTAGCGtgaactaataaaaaaataagttcacataaattaaaaaatattattttttaataattagaaacaatttaaagGCATCCCCTCCATAATTCCATCCCAAAACTCCCCTCTCTATTTTgccattgaaaaaaaaaaaactttttgaaataaacacaaaattgaGAGAGGAGAGATTAATTGGGTCTCTCCCACTCTCTGCACAAATCAAAAGATTAAAAGGGGATTAAAGATGTTGATGGACTCTACCTATGTAGGCTTATAGCTATGAAAAAATGGCTTTGATTTTGGTTGCTAATTAATGAACTTTGAACATCTGACAAGTCAGAGAACCAAGCAAACGCTAATTATTAGGGGaagaataattataatattattattcatCATCATCAGACTTTTCAGATTCGGATACTATTAGATACGAAATAATTTTTATTATGGAGCGCTTTATCCCCAATTAAAcgtaagaaaccaaaaaaaaaaaaaaaaaaaaataagcattaTTATATAGAAATTaacatttatatttaaaaaaataatttaatatctcattgcaaaaaataaatatttatatttcatattttatcacataaaataatattagcattattgaatgattcaatatgagcattattaagtatggcttatttttttaacatgTCTTTGGCCTAtcgaaaacaacctctctagcCATAAGGATAGGGATAAGATCTGCTTATACCACACCCTCCTCAAGTTTATAGATTTTTATGATGATTTCAAGTTAATATACAATTATAAATGAGTTCAtgattaaatattatttaataatcTCTTAATACATATATAGGTCCGAATAAAATTACTAAAATCCTTTGCGAATCTCTAATAAAATAATATGCGAATTTTATATAGAATTATTCTTTTTCTAATCCCTAACAAACGACCCTTTATAGCAAAAAGCATGTTCTGCATCAAACAAAATTCAGTCACCTGATTTGGTTTGAATAATAGGATAGttcatttttataattttacatGTACCTGTTGATTCTATTCTTTTCCAAAATAGTACGCAAtgtaagagaaaaaaataaagtgggTATCTATAAGATGTTTCCAGTTTTACAATAAGGTATGGTGGAATtgctttttcttaattaaattaACATAGTTGACCTCATGAAAGCGAATTTCTGTCATTCCGTATTGATAAAAAGATTCGATTCCCTGTAAATGCGTAtactttagttttttttttttttcttgtttaaataTATGAAAGTTTGCATAATAAATTATAAGTTGTAAGGAGAGATCTGTCTTTTTTTTCAAGCAAATATTCGTTAGTACCTGAAATTGAAGGTCCAAAAGTTCCATTGTTATTAGATTGGAATAATCCtgatttttgtttaattttgagaaatttagTTTTGAGTTTTATGTAAAAGGTAAGAAAACGTTAGTGGAACTAATGATGAAGGTAATAGGATTATAACGCAAAATTAGGCAGCTTTGCAATTTAAGCACCTAACTTTTGACCAGGATTAAGAAAGGTCTTTGGGATGGGATATGATCCCGTCGTCcttaattatattttgtttttcgGCGATGACcgagtgtaaaaaaaaaatcgttaggGTGCGTTTTCCCCTTAAACAAGACCTTACGATGAGTGAATTCAAATTAGTTGAACCCATGCATGTATTGACCGTCAGACGaaggcaacaaaaaaaaaaaaaaaacttttgacttGGAACTTTCTTTTTCCAGGTATCAAAGCCAACAAGAGAATTAGggtgctaaaaaaaaaaaaaagccaaaatcTGCTTGTTTAAAGAATCAAACTGTTCCGgtctgctttttctttttttgttttatgacCGAGTACCGGAATGGAGATGAGATAATTACCAAGTCCCAAACAATACTATTTGGCCGAGATCCATCACTTTCAAATGGACTCAAAATATTGTTTTGTTCATAAGGATTTCACACGAGAACATATTTATACATAGATTTTATTCACTTTAATctattgtgaataatgaaacaTAAATGTTAGTAAACTATATTACGTGAAAACTCCTTAGTTACATATACTAAAAGTtaataaatagataaatatcTGCAATTGTACTCTGTATTTCTTGCAAATCTCTTTGTATAATGTATACTATATTGAAAATTTATAGTCAAATAATTCATTCATCTATCtatctacatatattaaaagcacgaataaTTTACGCTAAATGTTGATCGATCAAAATATCCCCGAAATATTGAAAGACTTTTATGCCCTTTAAAAGCTAAAatatctctttaatataatgtacaaaaatgtaaaactaaacatttttttcttAGAAGTCAAGTAATTTTAGGAGTCTTTACGCTAAAAGGACATGTAATTAAACTCAAACATGGTTTGAAAGAAAATCTCACTCTCGCAGATATATAGCGGATACTTCTCCGcccaaaagaaaaagggcaaatACTAATGGAAATTGAGGTCTAATTGTCCACCAACAGCTAGCATAAcatttgagatttgaaatcatgatataaagtcaaaattaaaattttgtgcaaatttcATAAACAAACGTTGATTTGAAATCGGGCTTTCAAATCGTATGGTCAAATGCCTACTAATTATTCTCGGACTTAAAGTAAAGTGTTTTGAAGCCAGAGTATTAAAGTTTGGagtcaaaaaataaaagtattttttaggAATGATTTCAGAGACCACCCCTGTGGTTTTGCTTACTAACTTCCCTTGTGATTTAAATATTATGTTTACCTCTCTTATTTTTATCTCTTTATAATGACTCGTTTCGCCTATTTTcatttgtgttaaaaaaaattacgatTTGACAAATATGTGTCCTTTATAATAGTATTGTGAAAATAAAGTGACTAACTATGGTAGAATGTTTGTGTCATCATTGTTTTCGAAGATATAAAATTAAGAACTTTTAAATTCCATGCACATGTTTTGATATAAAATTGAGAAACTCTCAAAGCACGCTAATAATGTGTGCTAAATAAAAATACATTCAACCAAGCACAAGCAAAGGACAATCATCTTTTGATGCATATatatttagtaggcgtttggacatgcgatttcatgtcatgatttcaagttatgagatgaaatcggtgtttggacatgcgatttcatctcatgatttcatctaaatcccaaatcatccaaaaaggcatgatttgggatttcaaatcatgattttaaaatttttaaatgtaaaacttgacccatatgtttatatttttaaaaaaagacccataagttggtagatattcttaacaattactcccaccaacctcattaacttctacCAACAGTTATTTATGTtcgtaccatgtgggaggattatattaaagagtagttaaattactattcatgttaaattttcctttttattgatctaaattttgatcaattgatgttgtattttttaaaaacttctTCTAGTAgcgtactccctccggatcaaaaagagtgtccacttagccatttgcatatcccttaagaaaatactaactcctagacaacaatatgtaatttgactaaactgtctctaattaaataggtattgggatttgatcacatagcacTTAATAGGGAAAAATTTGGAAAGATAATGttaattcttttcttgatttgataaatggacactctttttgacttaaggggaaaaaaaaggctaagtggacactctttttgatctgGAGGgattattaattttgttatgaacttgctcatttggtaagattgtttaagaattgagaaagtcttgatagttttcacaacttgtgggtttttatgtctatgctaaaaaaatacaacttaagaaattcaaatggCACGTCCAAATATAATTTCacctcatgatttcaaattatgtCCAAACGGCTCTTTAATAACAGACTCTTAATATCAACGTCTTCTCATGAAAATGTTGTTTTAATATAACCTAACATAATGTCAAGAGAAAAGAATATTGCATAAGAGTCAGATTTGCCTATTAACTATTCAAACTTATTATATACTAGTTTATTGTATGAGCTTTGCGCGTGATCAAAACGCGTACCTCATTTGACAGCAAATATTACAACAAAAATTGGACGTAGCTACTAACTTCATCATTAATCAGTTGCTAAATTGCTcgtagctattttttttttttggataattcGTTATTAATCGTCGCTAAATAGAATTAACAATGAATTTTACCTTTTAACGTTCTGTCAATAATTCATATTTATTTAGTAGtgaaataacttaatatatagaAGAATATTGAGAGTTTTCATTTGTTAGAATAAgtgtaacaaaaaaataatgacaatttatttaaaatatattttcttttatactaTTTCATCCTTGTTACTTTAAATTTGCAATTTACCAATTTGACATTTAACATTATACTACAATCGAATTTGCTTAATTTCTAGTTTCTTTCACCActaataatttttcttatttaagaAATCTATATACTTAATaattttgtgaatttgaaaaataaatttactaatgtgatgaatttgaaaaagaataaaattgaaTTCAACGATGGATTTTATTGTTTAGCTACAGAATTTGTCAGTCactaatttctaattttttataGTGATTTTACTGATTTTACAAGGGTGCTAAAATTTGTGACCCTATTCTATTTAACCATAGTAATCACACAGGCATCTGAgtttgagaattaaaaaaaaaaaaaaatctcttcttTAATTCACTATTTCAGAGCATTAATGATGCATAATTACCGTGCGACATAAAATTTCTTCCTAAATAGTAGGAGCttttatatatttcaaataAGGAAAACAAATATTTTAGTTAATGTCAGCGAAGGAAATTAATTAATATGGGAGGTGATATAGTTAGGTTACATAGTCCAAATAGGATAGAATTTATGTAAGGTAAACACTTAATTGACTTTAAAGtcttaaatattataaattagtTCAAATAAGGAATTTAATAaggtaaaataattaaataataatttcagGAAAATAACAAATGACTATTTtacatgcttttaatataaacTTTAGTGTTCGCGCTTTGCGTGTGTTCTTATATCTTGAGTATagattaagaaaattaaattaatattattGAATAATGTGTTTGGGCTATAAGATAATTAAAAAAGGTgtaaattcttgaaaatgattaaTGTTGATCATATTTAGCTAGATCAACAACGGAAAAGAAATATTGGCCATTCAGAAATCCTTAGACATATAATACAAACACTAATAggatataattttaaaattaaatattgatTGAAAATATTATTCAAATATTACATACGTTTATCCGAGTTCCATTTATACATAATATTTACTAACTTAATCTAATTATTCATATACTATAATTATTCATATAccgaaaaattaaattttaatctaCTTCATTCATCGGCAACATTGCTTGTTTGGTCCAACTTCTCGAtcaaaaattttcataaaaaatacaagaaattatcaaAAGAGGAGAATCAATTATCAATTTTTGATTCTTAGCTAACTTACACGATTAGAGCAATTGATATAGACAAATCATCTTACACTTATATCATAGATTTTCGAAAGTCACAAACATGCCAACACAAGTTCTCAAAGTATCGATGTGGAGCAATGCAATCTACACAAATCTTAATGTCTTCTTCTTGCCAGTTCTAACCCTAATAAgaattaatgaaaaataatatttaattatgtAATTCATATATAATCTTAAAAGTTattaagtaaaagaaaaagaaaggcaCAAAGGAAGATACATCATGATGAATGCAAGAAGCACTTGAatcaaaactaaaataaaaagacaaacaAGAAACGAAGAAGTAGGAGAAAGCGCATGTTTCCCTCAAATATGATCCAAAATACTACTTAAATAGAATTGTAGAAACCTTTTTTTATAGACGGTAAATTTTTAATTGAGTTTAAAATATATTAGGATTTCTTACCTAGTTCTAATAAGGATAGATTAAATAACCAAAATTTTAGCTAATTTTCTCATAATAAGTAACAAATTTCAAAgacttccaaaaaaaaaaaaaattgaaaaatatcaatattgaaacggaaaaaaaaaaaacgttggTGTAGGATTGTAGTCTTTTTATCCAAGTTAAACATTAActcattaattttttatttttatttttttgaatatgTAGGACTTTAAAACAAAGAATAAGGACTTCTAAACGTAAAAGGAGTTTTAAGTGCAcacattatttatattttccGATGTATTCTCTTTCAGTTAATttcttaaacaaaaacaaaaaaactttaATGAAAAATGTATAAACAATTAATGGGTTATAATTCTACATTTTACAAGGAATAAGGACTTCTACCGTAAAAGGAAATCTAAGATGCATGTTCAAATAAGGAAGGATTGttcaaataaaaagaatttaaaatacaaaatttagtTGATTTCGAAATCCTAAATATTAGGGAAATTATTACTTTAAATATTATTgagaaaatagtaaatgacagTTTTGTCTATTAAATAGTCATTTAACGAAggacaaaaagttcaatcaacatttctaaggcccttcatgcttttaatatagcaTAGATTATAGACGGATGACTAATAAAacaaacggaaaagggtcagatTTGCCCCTGTACTCTCATAACTAAGCTATATTTGTCCTTTGtcatacttttttgaaaaatttgccCTTGTTATCCAACTTTAGAGACATATTTGCTTTCTCGCAATTTAATCACTGGTCACAATtaaactcccccccccccccccaaacaccAGTTAAACCCTACCCCGTACAGGGGCGGAGTTAGGTAAGATCCAAGGGGTTCATCCGAATCCCCTCGGTGAAAAATTATAGTGTAGATACaagataaaaattattttttatgtatatatagtagatgttgaactcCCTTGGCTTCTTCGGGTATTTATTATTCATATTTTTGAACCTCTTAGGTGAAAATCCTGGCTCTACTATTTTTTTCCTCCCAATATAAATCTAATCACAATTAAACCCGACCAACCCTTGAAACCCGATTTAGTCATCCAAAAATGGTGTACATATGTCTCCCCTACAAAGAAAGTTCTGATACATTTTAATTAAACACAACGCTCCTTCAATAATcttaagtttttttatttttttatttttattttaatcagATGTACTAGATATGTTTTTGCGAGACAAATGGAATATCGTATAATAGGCTAATTATTAAGCAAGTTTCTCTGACGTTTGGAGATCCCACTTTGAACTGTAAAAGTTAATGGAAAAGAGAATCTAATTAGTAAATGGCCtgttaagaaaataagaaatgtaAGATAACTGGTCCTCACTTTACTTTATATCATTTTTTCTCCTTCTGGTATTCCATCGGTTTCCCCATGCCACTTTCAGAATCAGGAATGGGGATACAAAGGTGGGGGCAAGGGGAATTAAGGGAAGGAGGTAAATATGACCCGAAAATAGAGTAGAGAAGCAGATATAACCCTAAAGTTGGATGACAAAactaaatatatcaaaaaagtataacgaagggtaaaTATAGCTTATTTGTGAGAGCAGAAGGGCAAATCTAAAGCCTTTTCCGTAAAACAAATGATATTTTTCTATGAGGGCGGTGTCAGGAAACTAAGTAATTCTATTCATCAAAGCTTTAGGGTAGGAATGATCCACGATGCTGGTGGCATTGTGGCGTGCGTATCATGAATTAACTTGTCGAAAGAACAGTGGCTGTTGAAGCTGTCATCTTGAAGGTGAACAATGTCTACTGAACAATATTCACTCCGCGAATTCGATTTGCATCCCGAAAATTGGGAAGCCAAAACAGACATTGAACTATGTTGACACAAGAATAAGGCCTCATCTCCCAAGCTGTCCAACTGTTCAATTCTAGACTCTGGGGTCATCGGGCTTGCAACCAATTTCAAAATCTTAACACGTGATGGCTTATATTGTGGACGAAGTATATGAACTCTTAGCAACTCATTAGTTGTGGTCTGTACGAGATAAAATTCTATGAAACCACCGTATCCGTAATCCGGTGCAATCTCTGTATATTTCAAAGTAGTGTTGTCTATAGAGAAAACCTTACCACCATAATCCACAACGTAGTATCTCTCATCGtaatatatcacatcacattTAGGGCATCCAGTGAGAATACGAACGAATTTCCAATAACTACTACTGGGTTTTAGGATAGCCAGTCTACTCTCGCCCCAGTTCCTGGACATAGCCATGACCTCATAATCGTTTGGATTGGCCGAAGGGTTCTTGGATAAAATGACTTTAGTGGCCGTAAGTTCAAGGCGAGGAAGATCTATTTTCTCGCGTGTGAAAGGATTGTAAAGTGCGAAACTAAAGTCACCTTGAAAAGCCAACCAACCATGAGAAGAACCACAACATCTGTGTGTCCATCCTAATGGTATCTCGAGATCCATAACTATTTTACCTCTGGTCACACTGTATAAGCTTGTGTTAGCTGTAGACGCGCTAGCTCGATCTTTAAAGATCATTAGTAGAGGAAGTTCTTCGACGGAACTAGAACCGGTGCGTTGTCGTAGGGCGTCATAATTGTTGTTGGATACGAAGAAAAACCATGGCTTGCATACAGCGCCAAAGCATAAACAATCAGAAAGTGAAGGCAATTTTTGATAAATCAAGTCGAGTATCAAATCCGAAACCCCTGCCCAGTCTCTTAATTTTAACTTGGTATCCATGGCCATGTGTATTTCAAAAACTGAATCCTCagaatgtgtgtgtgtatatatatataatgatttgTGTTTGTGTAGGAGAATGAAATTAAGGTAGGGTTCCTTTGTTTTTAATactatctctttttcttttctcgttTCTGTTGGCCGTATATAGGGCCAAAATAATTGGGTTGGGATCCAAACTCCTCTAAAATAGGAGATTCTCGACGGCCTGAGATTTTATTCTGAAGCTAAAATAGATTcaattatttcctttttcctgaCATTAACTTAAAGAAAAAATGGTGTACCTGTAACCTAATACTATATGTACTACAAGAAACAAGGGTTTCGAATCTGCACAACTCTTAGTTTTCCAGAAATAGcgcattttattttacttttttgtcATATTTAGGAAAAGCCAGATGCTTAATAAGAAGATATTCTAAAGTCATGTCCCCACTAAATTAGGTATCCATTTATATAAATACACCCCATTAGTGAATTCTCACATATCTGCTTCTAGTTTTTCTTACTTAAGGTCGAATAGCTTACAGAGCTTAACTTGTTCGAGCTCATGTTAATGGAGGAGTTTGCTTTTGGTATGGAATAATATATGGAATTTGAACCTGGATATTCGCAGTCGTTGGGCTTGCAATCAACTTGGAAATTTAACACACAGCTGATCACGTGGACGAAGTATTTGAACCCTTAGCAGCTCGTTAGCTGTAGTCTTTACGAAGACCAGGGAGCAAATTCAACTAGAAAATAAACATTCACAACCATGCATGACACGGTTAACAGGGAATAATTACATCGAACATAGTACTTAATTGAGCTTTAACCAGTGTATCAAGAAACAAGGTTCGTcattctataaaaaaaaatattggttaCAATTGCCTGTTTGGCCTCACACATCAGACAATGCAACAAATGAATTTCTTGTTTGTGTAACTGAGCaaatagaaaggaaaataatCCAGTCTTGTTTGTGTAACTGAGCaaatagaaaggaaaataatCCACAGTTTAGTGGGAAATAAACAGAGAATACATTAACATTAATTGCCTTTGGGAAGCAGCTACCTGCTTCAATGATATTTTCAGCTCCTGTATATCCCGAAAGGAGGACTACGCAAGAACTCGTGCCTTTATCAACTTTAATGCATCATCGCATCCGATAATACTGAGTTCTTGAAACGCGACAGTGCCGACCATTTACAGAGTATTTGAGCATTATATCGACATCTCGAGGATTTTTCTTGTTAGGAGCCACAGTCATGCTGCCCTCTACAGCTTCCCCTTGGCAAACAGAAATCACATCTTCCAGGTAGAGAACTGTCTGCTTCCAATGTGT
It includes:
- the LOC132031933 gene encoding uncharacterized protein LOC132031933; its protein translation is MAMDTKLKLRDWAGVSDLILDLIYQKLPSLSDCLCFGAVCKPWFFFVSNNNYDALRQRTGSSSVEELPLLMIFKDRASASTANTSLYSVTRGKIVMDLEIPLGWTHRCCGSSHGWLAFQGDFSFALYNPFTREKIDLPRLELTATKVILSKNPSANPNDYEVMAMSRNWGESRLAILKPSSSYWKFVRILTGCPKCDVIYYDERYYVVDYGGKVFSIDNTTLKYTEIAPDYGYGGFIEFYLVQTTTNELLRVHILRPQYKPSRVKILKLVASPMTPESRIEQLDSLGDEALFLCQHSSMSVLASQFSGCKSNSRSEYCSVDIVHLQDDSFNSHCSFDKLIHDTHATMPPASWIIPTLKL